ATATTGTCCATTGACATCTAATTTCTTTGGTCCTTTCCAGTTAAAAGAATTTATGTCTTCTTTTTTGTCTTTCATAGCTTGACTTATGCGCTCTTCTAATAATGTCTTCATCTAAAAAATTATTTCGTTATTACTTATATCTGTCTCTAAAATAAAATTTATAAAATAAATATTACTATATTTGTATGTTTCTTTTTTATCAGTCGCTGGATTATAATAAGTTTCTCCTGCTTTAACGTTTTGATAATGTAAGAATCCTTCACTACCTAAAGTTACATCAGGAGTTTGCCAATTAGGCAATTTTGTACACATTATATATCCTTCTCCTTCTAATTTTTTAAATACATATATTGTATAGTAACTATCTTTTATTGCTATTAATTTTACTTTTTCTACCACTCATCTTCTAGAAAAGAAGTTTCTTCTGAAGCTATCTCTAAATGATGATTAGGATTTTCTTTTAGATATTTCTCTGGATTTTCTATCCCAAGAATATCAATGATTTCTCCTGATTTTTTATCTGTTATAATATAAGTTTTCATATTATGTGTCTAAAAGTTCTAATACTTTCTCAGATTTTTCAAGTAATCCAGCACCTTCTAATTCCATAATAGATTGGGCTGCTCTACTTACATTTTCTTCTTCTATTTGTTCCTTGATTAATTTTTCATACAACCAACTCATGGTCATAAAATCTTTTTCTTTTTCAGCAATTTCATAGATTTCATAAATCATATTAGTAGTTTCTATTTCTCTCTCTACAGTAACTAGAAAAGGATCAATAATAGACTCTACGGTTTGTATGTCTAAAGTAGGTATGTTTGGATAAATTATTCTACAATCTCCTTTTGTAAGATAATCAAATATCCAATCATGGTGTACTTTTTCTTCAGCAGCTCTCTTTTTATAATATGTATATAGAGAGTCTATTCCTTGTTCTGCAAAATAATTAGCAAAACTATTGTATAATAAGTAATTTTGTAATTCATGCACTATTTGACGCATCAATAGCTCATTTACTGGGTCGCTTATTAGTTTTAATTTTCTGTTCATTAAAATATGGTTTAAAATTGTTTCTTGCAAGCCACTTTAAAGGAGCTGCATGTAATTCTGTATTTATACTTACATAAGTATTTACTTTAATATCTTCTTGAACTCTAAGGAATCTATCAGAACTAAAAAATTTATGTAATGCAAGTGAATATATATTATTATATTTTATATAAACACACATTTCATAAACAAACTTATTAGTTTTATCTAGCAAGATT
This region of Candidatus Woesearchaeota archaeon genomic DNA includes:
- a CDS encoding ferritin-like domain-containing protein; translated protein: MNRKLKLISDPVNELLMRQIVHELQNYLLYNSFANYFAEQGIDSLYTYYKKRAAEEKVHHDWIFDYLTKGDCRIIYPNIPTLDIQTVESIIDPFLVTVEREIETTNMIYEIYEIAEKEKDFMTMSWLYEKLIKEQIEEENVSRAAQSIMELEGAGLLEKSEKVLELLDT